In Salvelinus namaycush isolate Seneca chromosome 37, SaNama_1.0, whole genome shotgun sequence, the following are encoded in one genomic region:
- the LOC120030879 gene encoding derlin-1-like, protein MSDIGDWFKTIPFITRYWFAGSIAVPLIGKLGLISPMYLVLWPENFFHKFQVWRPITSTLYFPVGPGTGFLYLVNLYFLYQYSTRLETGAFDGRPADFVFMLLFNWLCIVITGLMMDMQLLMIPLIMSVLYVWAQLNRETIVSFWFGTRFKACYLPWVILGFNYIIGGSVVNELIGNLVGHLYFFLMFKYPMDLGGRSFLSTPDFLYRFLPNRRGGVSGFGAPPSRRPAAPEAGGGGGGGGIGGRHAWGAGFRLGDD, encoded by the exons ATGTCAGATATCGGGGACTGGTTCAAAACAATCCCGTTCATCACCCGGTACTGGTTTGCTGGGTCGATTGCGGTTCCCTTGATAGGTAAACTGGGACTAATCAGTCCCATGTACCTCGTCTTATGGCCAGAGAACTTCTTTCACAAATTTCAG gTATGGAGACCAATCACCTCCACCTTATACTTCCCTGTGGGCCCTGGAACAGGCTTCCTCTACCTAGTCAATCTTTATTTCCTCTACCAGTACTCTACCaggctggagacag GGGCGTTTGATGGGCGTCCGGCTGACTTTGTGTTCATGCTGCTCTTCAACTGGCTCTGCATCGTT ATAACCGGCTTAATGATGGACATGCAG CTCCTGATGATCCCGTTGATAATGTCCGTCCTGTACGTGTGGGCTCAGCTGAACAGAGAAACCATCGTCTCCTTCTGGTTCGGGACACGCTTCAAAGCATGTTATCTACCCTGGGTCATCCTCGGGTTCAACTACATTATTGGGGGCTC TGTTGTCAATGAACTGATTGGGAACCTGGTGGGTCATCTGTACTTCTTCCTGATGTTTAAATACCCCATGGACCTGGGAGGCAGGTCCTTCCTGTCAACACCTGACTTCCT GTACCGCTTCCTGCCCAACAGACGAGGGGGCGTGTCTGGGTTTGGCGCTCCACCCAGCAGGAGACCTGCAGCTCCCGAGGCCGGTGGTGGCGGTGGTGGAGGAGGTATAGGAGGACGTCATGCCTGGGGAGCTGGCTTCCGTCTAGGGGACGACTGA
- the LOC120030878 gene encoding uncharacterized protein DKFZp434B061-like, with translation MEQQPRLPSTGVTAVASPMEQQPRLPNTGVTAVASPMEQQPRLPNTGVPAVASPMEQQPRLPNTGVPAVASPMEQQPRLPNTGVPAVASPMEQQPRLPNTGVPAVASPMEQQPRLPNTGVPAVASPMEQQPRLPNTGVPAVASPMEQQPRLPNTGVTAVASPMEQEPRLPNTGVTAVASPTEQQPRLPNTGVTAVASPTEQQPRLPNTGVPAVASPTEQQPRLPNTGVPAVASPTEQPRLPNTGVPAVASPTEQQPRLPNTGVPAVASPTEQQPRLPNTGVPAVASPTEQQPRLPNTGVPAVASPMEQQPRLPNTGVPAVASPMEQQPRLPNTGVTAVASPMEQEPRLPNTGVTAVASPMEQEPRLPNTGVTAVASPMEQQPRLPNTGVPAVASPTEQPRLPNTGVPAVASPTEQQPRLTNTGVPAVASPTEQQPRLPNTGVPAVASPTEQQPRLPNTGVPAVASPTEQQPRLPNTGVPAVASPTEQQPRLPNTGVPAVASPTEQQPRLPNTGVPAVASPTEQQPRLPNTGVPAVASPTEQQPRLPNTGVPAVASPTEQPRLPNTGVPAVASPTEQQPRLPNTGVPAVASPTEQQPRLPNTGVPAVASPLETYSAFTRSQPVVS, from the exons ATGGAACAACAGCCCAGACTGCCCAGCACAGGTGTGACAGCTGTGGCCTCGCCAATGGAACAACAGCCCAGACTGCCCAACACAGGTGTGACAGCTGTGGCCTCGCCAATGGAACAACAGCCCAGACTGCCCAACACAGGTGTGCCAGCTGTGGCCTCGCCAATGGAACAACAGCCCAGACTGCCCAACACAGGTGTGCCAGCTGTGGCCTCGCCAATGGAACAACAGCCCAGACTGCCCAACACAGGTGTGCCAGCTGTGGCCTCGCCAATGGAACAACAGCCCAGACTGCCCAACACAGGTGTGCCAGCTGTGGCCTCGCCAATGGAACAACAGCCCAGACTGCCCAACACAGGTGTGCCAGCTGTGGCCTCGCCAATGGAACAACAGCCCAGACTGCCCAACACAGGTGTGCCAGCTGTGGCCTCGCCAATGGAACAACAGCCCAGACTGCCCAACACAGGTGTGACAGCTGTGGCCTCGCCAATGGAACAAGAGCCCAGACTGCCCAACACAGGTGTGACAGCTGTGGCCTCGCCAACGGAACAACAGCCCAGACTGCCCAACACAGGTGTGACAGCTGTGGCCTCGCCAACGGAACAACAGCCCAGACTGCCCAACACAGGTGTGCCAGCTGTGGCCTCGCCAACGGAACAACAGCCCAGACTGCCCAACACAGGTGTGCCAGCTGTGGCCTCGCCAACGGAACAGCCCAGACTGCCCAACACAGGTGTGCCAGCTGTGGCCTCGCCAACGGAACAACAGCCCAGACTGCCCAACACAGGTGTGCCAGCTGTGGCCTCGCCAACGGAACAACAGCCCAGACTGCCCAACACAGGTGTGCCAGCTGTGGCCTCGCCAACGGAACAACAGCCCAGACTGCCCAACACAGGTGTGCCAGCTGTGGCCTCGCCAATGGAACAACAGCCCAGACTGCCCAACACAGGTGTGCCAGCTGTGGCCTCGCCAATGGAACAACAGCCCAGACTGCCCAACACAGGTGTGACAGCTGTGGCCTCGCCAATGGAACAAGAGCCCAGACTGCCCAACACAGGTGTGACAGCTGTGGCCTCGCCAATGGAACAAGAGCCCAGACTGCCCAACACAGGTGTGACAGCTGTGGCCTCGCCAATGGAACAACAGCCCAGACTGCCCAACACAGGTGTGCCAGCTGTGGCCTCGCCAACGGAACAGCCCAGACTGCCCAACACAGGTGTGCCAGCTGTGGCCTCGCCAACGGAACAACAGCCCAGACTGACCAACACAGGTGTGCCAGCTGTGGCCTCGCCAACGGAACAACAGCCCAGACTGCCCAACACAG GTGTGCCAGCTGTGGCCTCGCCAACGGAACAACAGCCCAGACTGCCCAACACAGGTGTGCCAGCTGTGGCCTCGCCAACGGAACAACAGCCCAGACTGCCCAACACAGGTGTGCCAGCTGTGGCCTCGCCAACGGAACAACAGCCCAGACTGCCCAACACAGGTGTGCCAGCTGTGGCCTCGCCAACGGAACAACAGCCCAGACTGCCCAACACAGGTGTGCCAGCTGTGGCCTCGCCAACGGAACAACAGCCCAGACTGCCCAACACAGGTGTGCCAGCTGTGGCCTCGCCAACGGAACAACAGCCCAGACTGCCCAACACAGGTGTGCCAGCTGTGGCCTCGCCAACGGAACAGCCCAGACTGCCCAACACAGGTGTGCCAGCTGTGGCCTCGCCAACGGAACAACAGCCCAGACTGCCCAACACAGGTGTGCCAGCTGTGGCCTCGCCAACGGAACAACAGCCCAGACTGCCCAACACAGGTGTGCCAGCTGTGGCCTCGCCACTGGAAACCTACTCTGCCTTCACAAGATCACAACCAGTAGTCAGCTGA